In the genome of Nymphaea colorata isolate Beijing-Zhang1983 chromosome 9, ASM883128v2, whole genome shotgun sequence, one region contains:
- the LOC116261550 gene encoding uncharacterized protein LOC116261550, producing the protein MAMRGLFNEMKGMKVKDVPAHLKPKMSMGFLRSTFQNWLDNYHKKYIMTNSIDPLYHVCFGGMAFSYLIALPEERRHLEHQQHAKEHGGH; encoded by the coding sequence ATGGCGATGAGGGGATTGTTCAACGAGATGAAGGGGATGAAGGTGAAGGACGTGCCCGCCCACCTCAAGCCCAAGATGTCGATGGGGTTCCTGAGGAGCACCTTCCAGAACTGGCTCGACAACTACCACAAGAAATACATCATGACCAACTCCATCGACCCCCTCTACCACGTCTGCTTCGGTGGCATGGCCTTCTCCTACCTCATCGCCCTCCCCGAGGAGCGCCGCCACCTCGAGCACCAGCAGCACGCCAAAGAGCACGGTGGCCATTGA
- the LOC116260633 gene encoding putative disease resistance protein RGA3 has product MARFNGLAYDAQDVIDIYTRSNATLSWRWGCEPVWIENRQTNCFITEPDAIGREEDEKLVVAWLMEDLNERQKNASVIAVVGMGGLGKSTIAKKLDNSSEVRGYFNKRMWVCVSEKPNLLNLSKKIMEEICVNESGANEFTNGKPVHSKIGNHLKGKRFLLVLDDVWDYKWWNELNGVLQTGGSGSKSWCLFQSKVCLEGEKEEDLNVVQDIGKKIVTCSGLPLALVVTAGLLRKKDRERPVWHRVAHSSLWTLENDRDDIRPIIGLSYMSLSLPLKQSLTYCSVFPTDYEMEREKLLRLWIAEGFVQKKGRRWRMWLRMADLSGKQCIHNLPESNGDLLLLRYVDLTSTRIIQLRNSITKLYDLQVLALGRSAIEKMPERISHLKNLRHLHREQTSELCHLDNLRAKLRIEHLERVGTEEEAQEAGLERKDKLRWLEWSSDKIDIEKQDDREKVGRVWESLKPPLGLKRLEVENYMGRRTPTWISSPAYHALDEIVLM; this is encoded by the exons ATGGCGAGGTTCAATGGCTTAGCTTATGATGCGCAGGATGTGATTGACATATACACAAGGTCAAATGCAACGCTTTCATGGAG GTGGGGATGTGAGCCAGTGTGGATTGAAAACCGGCAAACAAATTGCTTCATCACTGAGCCTGATGCCATTGGaagggaagaagatgaaaaattgGTGGTTGCGTGGTTGATGGAGGATCTGAATGAAAGGCAAAAGAATGCATCTGTTATAGCGGTCGTTGGTATGGGGGGTCTTGGAAAGAGCACCATCGCCAAGAAGCTCGACAACAGTAGCGAAGTCAGGGGATACTTCAACAAAAGAATGTGGGTCTGTGTCTCTGAGAAGCCCAACTTGCTGAATTTGTCCAAAAAGATCATGGAGGAGATTTGTGTAAACGAAAGTGGTGCCAATGAATTCACTAACGGAAAGCCTGTACACTCCAAGATCGGTAACCATTTGAAAGGCAAAAGGTTTCTGCTCGTGCTAGATGATGTATGGGACTACAAATGGTGGAATGAATTAAATGGTGTCCTGCAAACTGGTGGATCAGGGAGCAAG AGCTGGTGCCTCTTCCAGTCCAAGGTATGCCTGGAAGGCGAGAAGGAGGAAGACCTTAACGTGGTTCAGgacattggaaaaaaaattgtgacatGCAGCGGACTGCCACTTGCTTTAGTTGTTACAGCAGGCTTGTTGCGTAAAAAGGACAGAGAAAGGCCTGTTTGGCATCGCGTTGCTCATAGCTCATTGTGGACATTGGAAAATGACAGGGATGATATTCGACCAATCATAGGATTGAGTTACATGAGCTTGTCATTGCCCTTAAAGCAATCCCTCACATATTGTTCTGTATTTCCTACAGATTATGAGATGGAAAGGGAAAAGTTACTGAGGCTCTGGATAGCTGAAGGCTTTGTTcagaagaaggggaggagatGGAGGATGTGGCTGAGAA TGGCTGACTTGAGTGGAAAACAGTGCATACACAATTTGCCAGAGTCGAATGGAGATTTATTGCTTTTAAGGTACGTAGATCTCACTAGTACAAGAATTATCCAGTTGCGTAATTCAATTACCAAACTCTACGATCTGCAAGTGCTGGCCCTTGGTCGTAGTGCTATAGAAAAGATGCCTGAAAGAATATCACATTTGAAGAATCTTAGGCATCTCCACAGAGAACAAACTTCTG AGTTGTGCCATTTGGATAATCTGAGGGCAAAACTAAGAATCGAACATCTGGAAAGAGTTGGAACAGAAGAAGAGGCACAAGAAGCAGGACTAGAAAGGAAAGACAAGCTGCGGTGGTTGGAGTGGTCTTCTGACAAGATCGATATTGAGAAGCAGGATGACAGAGAAAAGGTGGGGCGTGTGTGGGAAAGTCTAAAGCCTCCACTAGGCCTCAAAAGATTGGAAGTTGAAAATTATATGGGCAGAAGAACACCCACATGGATAAGCTCCCCTGCCTACCACGCTTTGGACGAAATCGTGTTAATGTGA